Proteins found in one Anabas testudineus chromosome 1, fAnaTes1.2, whole genome shotgun sequence genomic segment:
- the LOC113161640 gene encoding ras-related protein ORAB-1, producing the protein MNPEYDYLFKLLLIGDSGVGKSCLLLRFADDTYTESYISTIGVDFKIRTIELDGKTIKLQIWDTAGQERFRTITSSYYRGAHGIIVVYDVTDQESFNNVKQWLQEIDRYASENVNKLLVGNKCDLTTKKVVDYTTAKEFADNLGIPFLETSAKSATNVEQAFMTMAAEIKKRMGPGATAGASEKSNVKIQSKPVNTSSGGCC; encoded by the exons ATGAATCCCGAATA TGACTATTTATTCAAACTGCTGTTGATCGGCGATTCTGGTGTCGGAAAGTCTTGTCTCCTTCTCCGGTTTGCA GACGACACGTACACAGAGAGCTACATTAGCACCATCGGTGTGGATTTCAAGATCAGGACCATCGAGCTGGACGGAAAGACCATAAAACTTCAGATT TGGGACACGGCCGGTCAGGAACGGTTCCGCACCATCACATCCAGTTACTACAGAGGAGCCCACGGCATCATAGTGGTTTACGATGTGACAGACCAG GAGTCTTTCAACAACGTCAAACAGTGGCTACAGGAGATCGACCGCTACGCCAGCGAGAACGTCAACAAGCTGCTAGTAGGCAACAAGTGCGACCTGACAACAAAGAAAGTCGTGGATTACACCACAGCTAAG GAATTTGCCGACAACCTGGGGATCCCCTTTCTGGAGACCAGCGCCAAGAGTGCCACCAACGTGGAGCAAGCCTTTATGACCATGGCGGCCGAGATCAAGAAGAGAATGGGCCCCGGGGCCACGGCCGGCGCCTCAGAGAAGTCCAACGTCAAGATCCAGAGCAAGCCGGTCAACACCTCGTCCGGGGGCTGCTGCTGA